The Montipora foliosa isolate CH-2021 chromosome 1, ASM3666993v2, whole genome shotgun sequence DNA segment caacggttttaagtggttattgcaatgttccaTTGTACtctttgggcattttgggtgtcacgaaatacatcattttgcgtgacataacccCTTTAATGATTCTCAGTTGTACATTGTTTCGTACCTCGATGAACCATGATAACTCAAGGGACACCGTcagaagtaaaataaaaattaaaaaagtgcAAACAAAAATCTAAACTCAAACTAAATTGGTTGTTCAAATGACTATTTTATTGCTCATAAGTGGCGTGCAAGATATCAGTTACTGGCAGATACAGAAAACATCGATTTTATTACCCGGCCATCCCACTGAACAGATCAAATGGGAAGTTTCCGCGTAAGACACTGAGATGTAAAGACAATTACAGTGGAGCAAGATGGAACATCCATGAAATCAATCggaaaacttttgtttaaacttcagaattaaaaatgtttcatttctCATTTTGTTTGTCATTCATTTCAGAATTCTAGTCACCTCCATAAGGCAGTACTGTTATCCTTATGctcacgcatgcgcacactaTTTGGAGGTTGTTTATTACAAATGCAAGGCTATTTTTTCGGAAAAGGAAGAAACGAAGACGTCAGACCAAATAATTAAGCTTAATGGTTAGATTTCCCGGTGCCATAATTTGCTCCTCCAGCTTTTACTAAAACTGCTTTAACGTGGTCATAGGTGAGTTCTTCAAGATCGCTCGTCAGGATTTCCACTGCAAAATTCTGCGGACAAATAACATTTTATTGGGTTGGAAATGATAACCCTTGGTAACGCTGCATTTCTGGGAGTAAGACGTGAAAGAAACTTTCAGCAAGAGAAATCCCTCGCTGTACTAATCAagccaccctgctagcagagcctttcttttgcttgctcgatttggcgttctcgagaaaggctctgcatgaatcgagtaagatctttatcgAATATGCGCttcatgttgccaggatacagtctcgaacccaagcctaatatgccagatctcgccgccatcttggtttttcatggtcagcgggctcaattataaccatcggttttgtcactaaacggacgctcgcactggaaaaaccggtttgacgagagaaaacaagattgactagtccagaagttcgggctgcggcggcttcaaagagttgacgcgaggcagagcctacttttctccttctcagtaaagaaaaagacaaatggaggctctgctcgcagggtgtaaTCAAGCCCGCTGACTCGTCCTTATAGGTGCGCAGCGGGCGGGAGATGTTCTTGTTGGTATGGAGACATGAAAACAAACGATTCGATAAAGGTAAATGAGCCCTTCGTCAGGGTGAACGCTGTCGTGAGTACTTCGCGATTGTTGGCGTGATTTGGTAATTGTTCGCGTTGTGCCATGATGGCAAAGATCCGCGTTGCCAACGtttttgaagtaaagagagagAACGGATGCGGatgttgtcgttaaaaccttaAACTTCCTACTTTAAcgttgtttttctttcagagTGCGGCAAAGAATTACTAAAATGAATGCCTATCGTGCAGCaaccaaaaatattattttgtgtcATTGCCGTCGCTCTTGAGTCGTCGAGAGCTCTTACCTGGAGAACTTGTTTAACGGTGGCTTTATCTGTACTGACTTTCGCTTTTTGTAGCGCAGGCACGCTTTCCCCTATCCATGTAATGAAGGCAAACTTGGCCCGTTTGCTAAGCTCGTCTCCAGTTTCAACTCTTACGTAACCGTAGACCCGCTCGCCTTCTGTTAAATCAAAATGCACATGGGAAGAGTATTCAGTGCATTTGTCCAAGGTTTTTATGTTATCTCTTTAAATACACTTCTTCAACGGCTAAAGCTGCAAGTCCCCATTGACCGCAGTCAGTGCAAACCCTTCCTCTCCCTCCCTTCCTCAGGATCGTACCTCATCTTTGTCTTATTAATAGCTTCTCAAATACGAACAGACACAGTGGCCTGTGTCATGTCCTGGCTTTGGAAGCACAGTCGGAAGGTAGAGGAAACACAGTCGCTATGGGTGTGTTGTGAAACACCTGGCATTAGGCGTCCTTAAATTGGAGGACAAGCAGGACTACGTGCATGAGTTTTGAGGTGTTTAGAACAAGAATTTTTAGCGCCATGGCAACGTGACGTCACACTTAAGAACTCTATTATGGTTAAAAGTCGATTTCTCTTCAAGTGCGCATGCTTAGATCGAACTTGTCaaccaatagacctttttgcagatacggtggccattttgatttctattgtttcgaaagacattatgggatgctcagggggtaaattaatatgtatttgccccctgggcatcccataatagctattcgaaacgatagaaatcaaaatggccgccgtatctgcaaaaaggtctatttgagGTGGCTCAAGGTAGCTTCAAAAATTCCAAGTGACTGTCACCTCACCAGGGTTGACTCTATAACACTTCATAACCGCAATGTTATTGTACCATATGAAGCACCAAATTTTGCTTACAATGATGCACTCCCGACTGTGATGTAATATGCACCATAGCAACAGGAAAGGTATTTACAAATACcatatattttgtcttcaaacgTTCTATGTCAAAAGGCAACTCTGAAATTATTGCTGGGAAGTAATCAGCAGGCTGAGTTAAAACTCTCTTCAAAGATAACCAATCTATGATGTGAATTAAGAGCCACCTTGAATATTTCAGTTGTGAATATTTCAGCTTTGAATCTGTGGCTgagaaattttttaaactttgttaaGAATTTCAATTTTACCCTGCAAATTACTTTGCAGAAAAAACAATGGGAGTCACCAAATTCATTTTTGAGCTCAGTAAGCACACAGAGACCAAACATAGGGTGTTTTGGATGGATGGCCTGTTGCTATGGTAGCCTATTGCATCACAATATTGAGAACAATTTGTTGAATAATACTTGCTGTCTTCATAAAACCACCACATAGCTGCTTGGAGATATGTTATTGAAGAGTCAATCCTTTTAATAGTAAATTTTTTTGAACGTGTTGAAACTGGTGTGAGCCTCTTCAAAGATTACTAATCATTATTTCCCCCGGACAAACCCAGTACATTGAcaatcttctgtgcccgggtaTGAAGAATTTGACCGAAACCTGTGTAATATTTTGCGTGTAAGAATTTGAAGAAGAGTACTATCGCTTTTGAATGCGAATGGTTCACAAGGGAAAAAGAGCTTTTGTGGCCGGACAAGCTCAAGGTATGGAGCGTAATGTTTGAAAAACATGTAATGAGAAGAACTAGGCCACTTTCAGCGGTGTACCTTTTCCCTCACTTCTTATGTAACGTGTCACAGAAATATGACTTTCGTGGCTTTGATTGTTCCCTGTTAGCAGAGGTCTCTCTTcttttttgcgttcgctgggctgacgagtacgggaaaagataCCTCTGCCATTGGTCGAAACTCACCGTTTTGAGCACGCACggtggttacttagcgaccgaatcctcacgtgatacttcatgttgtgtgggttcacttaacaacagcagaATTACTGTAAAGCAGTGAGCGAGACGCAgcaggctcaagtcacagtcagcaaacatatcatggggcatgcggtttgaagagttccgtccaaggttgtggacggcggttggatcaaagtgagcttCAACCaatagcagaggtctcttttcccgtactcgtcagcccagcgaacgcaaaaaaaaaagtgatttctgCTAGCAGGAAACTTTGATTGCGTTATTTTGTGGGATCCTGACCCGAAACTGAAACACTGCAAAAAAGACCTGTTTGGTTTAAATTTCATTCACAAAATATGGTATATAACGTACCCCCAAACTGTGATCGGAATTCTTCATAATCAGTTCCTGATGCAGCGTGAACGATGTTCTTGTCCTCGTACTTGAAAACAGTCCTAAATGATTTCGAACAAAGATCAGCAATGCAGTGCTCAGTTCATAATTAAATGATAGGCTAGCCGCGAACGTATGTAGGGGTACCGGGTTGACTGAGTACTGCGCGCGTAGCCGCACTCTATCCACCCCACTTGAGAGGCAAGTAGGATGGCCAAGTGTCAGATGCAAGTCATCTCAGTCGCTACCAAAAATTCTCCCCGGCGGTCAACTCGTCATTTACATTTTCGTTTATTTTGATGGCGGTTCTGCCTTTTGTAAACTTTGTGCCGTTTTAAGGGGGGTCGCCCATAATGTCAATTGTTTTTGGTTAATAGACTGTCCTCTGGGAATAGATGGAGTTCTTCGTACAATTACAACGCTGTCACTCAACCAAGGTGCGACAGACTGTGACAAGTTCATCACGCGCGTCCGACTAAAATTGACAAATTCTTCGAAATTCTTTAtcttaatcactcactgacAAACTATGTCCCATTaaaatctacatttcctgcataatcataaactggagcaaaaatacctttaaattagtTGACACCGTCCTTTAAGTCGCTCCCTCCAAGTTTTTGTTTTAAGTGCCGGTCACGCGGGCAACTCACTACAAGCCTTATCTGTCGTTCAAGCGCGTCTGActaaaaatttacaaattcTTCGAAATTCCTTACCTTTGTAGAAAGTTCCAGTCGCATCCAAAACGCGAAAGGGAATAAAAGACGTGAGACAAACAACGCTACGCACAGGAACAACCAGACAGCGAAACGCCTTAGAAACATGCGACATACCTTTAAATGGCGTTAATCATAGCATAAAGTTGATCGGTAAATGAACGAGTCAGGAGGTTGACGGCATGACAAGCTAATTTTCGAACATATGATCCATGTGAATTCTAGTGCAATATATGGCAAAATGGCGACAAAGCCTGACCAATAGATGAGAGCCCAATTAAAGGAAATATATTTCATTCATTTCGGCAATTTCCGCCTTCATAAATtcataaatttattttgaaattttccaGAGTTGTGGCCAAATTCCTCTAAAGATGACCCATCTCTCGAACAATCTAGATtagatttgtgaaaaaaaaaggaacattacTCTGGTGACCTTGGAGCCAGGTACCGCCTCTAGCTCGTAAAGCTGAAATTAAAAGCCGGCCGGTTCGTGCTTGGTATGTCTCGGTTTTTGCAATGTGATATATACTTTCGACCTCCGTTCGGCAAAATCACAACAGCTAGAAAATTTATAGATCGCTTACCAGTTCGACTCCACTTTGTCGTCTCTAACATCAAGAT contains these protein-coding regions:
- the LOC137993736 gene encoding coactosin-like protein, giving the protein MAATADKEAMTKAYLDVRDDKVESNWTVFKYEDKNIVHAASGTDYEEFRSQFGEGERVYGYVRVETGDELSKRAKFAFITWIGESVPALQKAKVSTDKATVKQVLQNFAVEILTSDLEELTYDHVKAVLVKAGGANYGTGKSNH